The following are encoded together in the Flavobacteriales bacterium genome:
- a CDS encoding Glu/Leu/Phe/Val dehydrogenase, whose amino-acid sequence MAKRKIEPLTEKREHSFFGDVLKYFDHAAQFLEHDSSLLEQIKYCNSVYRMRFPVKNDEGKIETIEAYRVEHSHHRQPTKGGIRFSFHVNQDEVMALAALMTYKCALVDVPFGGAKGGIKVSPRTCSVGMLERITRRYTTELVKKNFIGPGIDVPAPDYGSGEREMAWMADTYSTFYPTDLNAIACVTGKPISHGGIAGRREATGLGVFYGVRHACSYKEDMDKLGMTTGLEGKRIAIQGMGNVGYWAAKFFHDGGAKIIAVAEWDGSVYNENGIDPDDLLAYKNKNNGILGFPGAKDLGGPGAALEVECDILIPAALENQVNSENAANVKCKILAEAANGPVTPEAEEVLLKKGVLLIPDIYINAGGVSVSYFEWLKNLSHVRFGRMEKRYRATMNHNIIDAIEGASGTKVSDDSVKLIERGADERDLVYSGLEETMITAYDNIRNRMVSTDGINDLRTAAFVEAIDKVAVSYHNLGIWP is encoded by the coding sequence ATGGCTAAAAGGAAAATTGAACCGCTAACCGAGAAACGGGAACACAGTTTCTTTGGTGATGTATTGAAGTATTTTGATCATGCCGCCCAGTTTTTGGAGCATGACAGTTCGTTGCTTGAGCAGATTAAATACTGCAATAGCGTTTATCGCATGCGCTTTCCTGTGAAGAACGATGAAGGCAAGATTGAAACCATTGAGGCTTACCGTGTAGAGCACAGTCACCACAGACAGCCGACCAAAGGTGGAATCCGTTTTAGTTTCCACGTGAATCAGGACGAGGTAATGGCATTGGCTGCGCTGATGACCTACAAATGTGCCTTGGTAGATGTGCCTTTTGGAGGAGCAAAAGGAGGCATCAAAGTAAGTCCACGAACATGCAGTGTAGGCATGCTTGAGCGTATCACCAGACGCTACACCACAGAGCTGGTTAAGAAGAATTTCATCGGTCCCGGAATCGATGTTCCTGCACCTGATTATGGTAGTGGTGAGCGTGAAATGGCATGGATGGCTGACACTTATTCGACTTTCTATCCAACAGACCTCAACGCAATTGCCTGTGTAACTGGAAAACCGATTTCACATGGCGGTATTGCTGGTAGAAGAGAAGCAACAGGATTGGGCGTTTTCTATGGTGTGCGACATGCTTGCAGCTACAAGGAAGACATGGATAAGTTGGGAATGACCACAGGCTTGGAAGGAAAACGAATTGCCATTCAAGGTATGGGCAACGTGGGTTACTGGGCAGCTAAATTCTTTCACGATGGAGGAGCAAAGATTATTGCTGTTGCCGAGTGGGATGGATCTGTTTATAATGAGAATGGAATCGATCCAGACGATTTGCTTGCATACAAAAACAAGAACAATGGTATTCTAGGATTCCCAGGAGCCAAAGACCTTGGTGGTCCTGGAGCTGCGTTGGAAGTTGAGTGCGACATTCTCATTCCTGCCGCTTTGGAAAATCAGGTGAATAGCGAAAATGCCGCCAATGTCAAGTGTAAGATCTTGGCCGAAGCAGCTAACGGACCTGTAACGCCAGAAGCAGAAGAAGTGCTTCTTAAAAAAGGTGTTCTACTTATTCCAGATATTTACATCAATGCTGGTGGTGTTAGCGTATCGTACTTCGAATGGTTGAAAAACCTTTCTCACGTTCGTTTTGGGCGAATGGAGAAACGCTATCGTGCAACTATGAATCACAACATCATTGATGCAATTGAAGGTGCCAGTGGAACGAAAGTTTCTGATGATTCCGTGAAATTGATAGAACGCGGAGCTGATGAGCGCGATCTTGTTTATTCTGGTTTAGAGGAAACGATGATCACTGCTTACGACAACATCCGTAACCGAATGGTAAGCACTGACGGAATCAACGACCTGCGTACTGCAGCATTTGTGGAAGCCATTGATAAAGTTGCGGTTAGTTACCACAACCTTGGAATCTGGCCATAA
- a CDS encoding M48 family metallopeptidase — MAKTPNYKVDPKENIYFAICLVFSLLIYTSIIVGIMAGMDFGKGPLIAAFGFYALMIIVALHIMRGVMIGYIRGNAVKLGPKQFPDIYQVVMSQSQALGLNRIPEVFLLQQGGLLNAFATRFMGSDYVVLYSDLMEEAYKKNQETVDFVIAHELGHIKRNHILKRLIVLPSLMIPFLGNAYSRACEYTCDSIGASLSPEGAHSGLLVLAAGKQLYRKVDAHFFIEQRQTESGFWTWFAEKISTHPHLTNRLARFTHNIGFAEKPQVSKSNSWDMPPTQAPKEEVTKESVSDASKYMPK, encoded by the coding sequence ATGGCAAAAACACCCAATTATAAAGTTGACCCTAAGGAAAATATCTATTTCGCTATCTGTCTTGTCTTCAGTCTGCTTATCTACACAAGCATCATTGTAGGCATTATGGCGGGCATGGATTTTGGCAAAGGTCCATTGATTGCAGCTTTCGGTTTCTATGCTCTGATGATCATTGTGGCATTACACATAATGCGAGGAGTAATGATCGGTTACATCCGTGGTAATGCTGTGAAACTTGGCCCTAAACAGTTTCCGGACATCTACCAAGTAGTCATGAGCCAATCGCAAGCTTTAGGGCTGAATCGCATTCCTGAGGTTTTCCTATTACAGCAAGGCGGTTTGCTCAATGCTTTTGCCACGAGATTCATGGGCTCGGACTACGTTGTACTTTATTCCGACCTGATGGAAGAAGCCTACAAGAAAAATCAGGAAACGGTTGATTTTGTCATTGCCCATGAATTAGGACACATAAAACGCAATCATATCTTGAAGCGCCTGATCGTACTTCCAAGTCTGATGATTCCATTTTTAGGAAACGCTTATTCGCGTGCCTGCGAATACACTTGTGATAGTATTGGTGCATCATTGAGTCCTGAAGGCGCACATTCAGGTTTGCTCGTTTTGGCTGCTGGAAAGCAGCTATATCGCAAGGTTGATGCACATTTTTTCATAGAGCAACGACAAACCGAATCAGGCTTTTGGACATGGTTTGCTGAGAAAATATCGACACATCCGCACCTCACAAATCGCTTGGCCCGTTTTACACACAACATTGGGTTTGCGGAAAAACCTCAAGTTTCAAAAAGTAATAGCTGGGATATGCCTCCTACGCAGGCTCCAAAAGAAGAGGTGACAAAAGAATCAGTATCTGACGCAAGCAAGTACATGCCGAAGTAA
- a CDS encoding tRNA-binding protein, whose translation MENATFEDFQKIDLRVGTITTVEPFPEARKPAYKLTIDFGTLGTKQSSAQVTKRYTAEELVGRQIVAVFNFPSKKVAGFKSEVLVLGATPEADDVVLLGPENKLPNGSVVG comes from the coding sequence ATGGAAAATGCCACGTTCGAAGACTTTCAGAAAATTGACCTGCGGGTTGGAACAATTACTACAGTTGAGCCTTTCCCAGAAGCAAGAAAACCGGCCTATAAACTCACGATAGATTTCGGTACGCTTGGCACAAAACAGAGTAGCGCACAGGTAACCAAGCGCTACACAGCGGAAGAATTGGTTGGGCGACAGATTGTGGCTGTTTTCAATTTTCCGTCCAAGAAAGTGGCAGGATTTAAAAGTGAAGTGCTGGTTCTGGGAGCAACTCCCGAAGCAGACGATGTGGTACTTCTTGGTCCAGAAAACAAATTGCCGAACGGATCGGTAGTGGGATAA
- a CDS encoding fatty acid desaturase, whose protein sequence is MAYLSQTLNEAAEGKTFALKSKYALFLVATGVLLLPIPWLVVVIALTMLWVGIIGWTYKTAPAKWLTAKTDAATLWLARKIMKDERDSPYLYSYIGIGIIAPILFFGSYYIQVTYLGANESWGWKNWLAALAYNVLNYGPYFAFFSKVATMIHKEGHTPKGMFKGAFGIFNNFHGHVLSLLYGHVPQGYPMGHMRIHHKHDNAADDVTSTIFYDRSHAARFLIYLFEFSLFWTGLSVANYHYKKGKMEEFRKMVYGMIAFYGFMALVMYINFWFGVAYLLIPHMSCIFLLAAINYTWHAWTDPSEPKNIYKNSITVLSGQYNVYNEDYHVEHHKRPQTHWTEYPINYAKHIEEYKSNRAVIFQDTQAFEVFFLILFNDFEKMADKFVDLNGDMSRDEIIALLKHRLQPVH, encoded by the coding sequence ATGGCCTATTTAAGTCAAACGTTAAATGAAGCTGCCGAAGGAAAAACCTTTGCGCTGAAGTCTAAATACGCACTATTTCTTGTTGCAACTGGCGTGTTGCTCCTGCCTATTCCGTGGTTAGTAGTGGTCATCGCCCTCACCATGCTTTGGGTGGGCATCATTGGATGGACCTACAAAACCGCTCCAGCAAAATGGTTGACTGCCAAAACAGATGCGGCAACGCTTTGGTTGGCACGAAAGATCATGAAAGATGAGCGCGACAGCCCATACCTCTATTCCTATATCGGAATCGGAATTATTGCGCCAATTCTGTTCTTTGGTTCGTACTACATTCAGGTAACCTATTTAGGCGCCAACGAATCTTGGGGTTGGAAGAACTGGTTGGCGGCATTGGCTTACAACGTGCTCAATTACGGCCCGTATTTCGCATTTTTCTCGAAGGTAGCCACCATGATCCACAAGGAAGGACATACTCCGAAAGGCATGTTCAAGGGTGCTTTTGGCATTTTCAACAATTTTCACGGACACGTACTTTCCTTGCTTTACGGTCACGTTCCACAAGGTTACCCAATGGGGCACATGCGTATCCATCACAAGCATGATAATGCAGCCGATGATGTCACCTCCACCATCTTTTACGACCGTTCGCACGCAGCACGTTTCCTCATATATCTCTTCGAATTCTCGCTCTTTTGGACCGGGCTTTCCGTAGCCAATTACCATTACAAAAAAGGCAAAATGGAAGAGTTCCGAAAGATGGTTTACGGGATGATCGCTTTTTACGGATTCATGGCTTTGGTGATGTACATCAACTTCTGGTTTGGTGTGGCGTATCTTCTCATTCCGCACATGAGTTGCATTTTCCTCCTTGCAGCCATCAACTACACGTGGCACGCTTGGACTGATCCATCTGAACCGAAAAACATTTACAAAAACAGCATCACCGTACTTTCTGGTCAATACAACGTTTACAACGAGGATTATCACGTGGAGCATCACAAGCGTCCGCAAACGCATTGGACAGAATATCCGATCAATTATGCTAAGCACATTGAAGAATACAAGTCAAATCGTGCAGTCATTTTTCAGGACACGCAGGCATTTGAAGTCTTCTTTCTCATTCTGTTCAATGATTTTGAGAAGATGGCAGATAAGTTTGTTGACCTCAATGGAGACATGAGCCGTGATGAAATCATTGCGTTGCTTAAACACCGATTACAACCCGTTCATTGA
- the hisG gene encoding ATP phosphoribosyltransferase — protein sequence MEKLRIAIQKNGRLSEKSLQLLADCGIRVNNGGKLKADAANFPLEVLFLRDDDISQYVEEGVADVGMLGENTVLEKDKNVEIVRQLGFAKCRLSLAVSKEVNYTGTNWFEGKKVATSYPKILGDYFKNKGVNATIEVISGSVEIAPGIGLAEGICDIVSTGSTLLANGLKEVEQVLTSQAVLIANPNLSEGKKALLESIMFRMNAVQKASENKYILLNAPNAKLKEITAVLPGMKSPTILPLAEEGWSSLHSVVKEDEFWEVIDKLKALGAEGILVCPIEKMIL from the coding sequence ATGGAAAAACTAAGAATAGCGATACAGAAAAACGGGCGGTTAAGCGAGAAGAGTCTCCAGCTTCTGGCAGACTGCGGCATCCGCGTGAATAACGGAGGCAAACTGAAGGCCGATGCTGCCAATTTCCCCTTGGAAGTACTTTTTCTACGTGATGATGATATTTCGCAATACGTGGAAGAAGGAGTGGCCGATGTAGGCATGTTGGGCGAGAACACGGTTCTTGAAAAAGACAAGAATGTGGAAATTGTGCGGCAATTGGGCTTTGCCAAATGCAGGCTTTCATTGGCCGTCTCTAAAGAGGTGAATTACACTGGAACCAATTGGTTTGAAGGAAAGAAAGTAGCCACGAGTTATCCGAAAATATTAGGCGACTACTTCAAAAATAAAGGCGTGAATGCCACCATTGAAGTCATCAGCGGAAGTGTGGAAATTGCCCCAGGAATCGGTTTGGCCGAAGGAATTTGCGACATCGTAAGTACAGGAAGTACGCTTTTGGCAAACGGACTGAAGGAAGTGGAGCAAGTATTGACGAGTCAAGCCGTGCTCATCGCCAATCCGAATCTATCTGAGGGAAAGAAGGCGCTTTTGGAAAGCATCATGTTCCGAATGAACGCGGTTCAGAAGGCATCAGAGAACAAATACATTCTCCTCAACGCACCGAATGCGAAGCTTAAAGAGATAACCGCAGTTCTTCCCGGCATGAAAAGCCCGACCATTTTGCCGTTGGCCGAAGAAGGTTGGAGCAGCCTCCATAGCGTGGTGAAGGAAGATGAATTCTGGGAAGTGATTGACAAACTGAAAGCCCTTGGCGCAGAGGGAATTCTTGTGTGTCCAATTGAAAAAATGATTCTGTGA
- the hisD gene encoding histidinol dehydrogenase: protein MKVFRNPARSEWATISQRPSIDMSELQPKVQSVLDEVKNRGDKALLELTAKFDGVELKSLKMDIPEVVELDEKLKFAIDVAWNNIHKFHSAQQSIPEKVETTQGVFCWRKSIAIEKVGLYIPGGSAPLFSTLLMLGIPAIIAGSKEIVVCTPPRKDGSVDSAILYVAQKLALKHIFTIGGAQAIAAMASGTETIPKVDKIFGPGNQYVTMAKQLVKQQGVAIDMPAGPSEVLVIADESCEPAFVAADLLSQAEHGPDSQVVLVVIQSEKVVTEILSEVDEQLNLLPRKDIAKMALGNSSVIVVNSPEEAMAFSNQYAPEHLILATKNADELAEKVVNAGSVFIGNYSCESAGDYASGTNHTLPTNGYARSYSGVSLDSFVKKVTFQKLSAEGIQNIGPAIETMAAAEQLDAHRNAVSIRLKKLNNG from the coding sequence ATGAAGGTATTCCGCAATCCAGCCCGAAGTGAGTGGGCCACTATTTCGCAGCGACCAAGCATCGATATGTCTGAGCTTCAACCAAAGGTGCAATCCGTTTTGGATGAAGTGAAAAACCGTGGAGATAAGGCTTTGCTGGAACTCACCGCCAAGTTCGATGGCGTTGAATTGAAATCATTGAAGATGGATATTCCAGAAGTGGTTGAACTCGATGAAAAGCTCAAATTTGCTATTGATGTAGCTTGGAATAATATCCACAAATTCCATTCAGCGCAGCAATCAATTCCTGAAAAAGTTGAAACTACCCAAGGCGTTTTCTGCTGGCGAAAAAGCATTGCCATCGAAAAAGTAGGGCTTTACATCCCGGGTGGAAGCGCGCCTTTGTTCTCCACTTTACTGATGCTCGGAATTCCAGCCATCATTGCAGGAAGCAAAGAAATTGTGGTCTGTACTCCTCCGAGAAAAGACGGTTCTGTTGACAGCGCCATTCTTTATGTGGCGCAAAAACTTGCTTTGAAACATATTTTTACCATTGGTGGTGCTCAGGCAATTGCCGCAATGGCTTCAGGCACCGAAACCATCCCCAAAGTGGACAAGATTTTTGGCCCTGGAAATCAGTATGTGACCATGGCGAAGCAACTGGTGAAGCAGCAAGGTGTGGCAATTGACATGCCTGCAGGACCAAGCGAAGTGCTGGTGATTGCTGATGAAAGTTGTGAACCTGCTTTTGTGGCTGCCGACCTGTTGAGTCAAGCTGAGCACGGACCGGATAGTCAAGTGGTGTTGGTAGTAATACAAAGTGAGAAAGTCGTTACTGAAATTCTTTCTGAAGTTGATGAACAATTGAATCTACTTCCACGAAAAGACATCGCAAAAATGGCATTGGGAAATAGTTCCGTGATTGTGGTGAATTCACCCGAAGAAGCGATGGCTTTCTCAAATCAATACGCTCCAGAACACTTGATTCTTGCAACAAAAAACGCGGATGAGTTGGCCGAGAAAGTGGTGAACGCTGGCAGCGTTTTCATCGGAAATTACAGCTGCGAAAGCGCGGGAGATTACGCCAGTGGAACGAATCACACATTGCCAACTAACGGTTATGCGCGCAGCTACAGTGGTGTTTCATTGGACAGCTTCGTGAAGAAAGTGACCTTCCAAAAATTGAGTGCCGAAGGCATTCAGAATATCGGTCCAGCGATTGAGACAATGGCTGCGGCAGAACAACTCGATGCGCACCGAAATGCCGTTTCAATCCGATTAAAGAAGTTGAACAATGGTTGA
- the hisC gene encoding histidinol-phosphate transaminase, producing MVDIQKLIRPNVRNLKPYSSARDEFKGSASVWLDANENPNDNGLNRYPDPLQKKLKARISELKNISAENIFLGNGSDEAIDLLFRGFCEPGNDKALICSPTYGMYQVSADINDVEVIDVLLTSDWQLNMEGIQKHFSDSNLKLIFICSPNNPTGNSMNREDVLALISAFNGLVVIDEAYIDFSKEESFTKELGSFNNLVILQTLSKAWGLAGIRLGMALANTEVIDVLNRIKPPYNVNQLTQEVALKELADEASFKNEVEAILAERTRLTKELSRLKNVLHIYPSDANFLLVKFTEPKAVYDALTEKRIVVRDRSKVAEGCLRITVGTSEENSQLINELMKLQS from the coding sequence ATGGTTGATATTCAGAAATTGATTCGGCCAAATGTGCGGAATCTGAAACCGTACAGCAGTGCCCGCGATGAGTTCAAAGGCTCGGCTTCTGTGTGGTTGGATGCCAATGAAAACCCGAATGATAATGGCCTAAACCGTTACCCCGATCCATTACAGAAAAAGCTGAAAGCCCGTATTTCTGAACTAAAGAACATTTCAGCGGAAAACATCTTTCTTGGCAATGGAAGCGATGAAGCAATCGACCTGCTTTTTCGTGGGTTTTGTGAACCCGGAAATGACAAAGCATTGATCTGTTCGCCAACCTATGGCATGTATCAAGTGAGTGCCGACATCAACGATGTGGAGGTGATTGATGTGCTGCTAACTTCCGATTGGCAGCTAAACATGGAAGGCATCCAAAAGCATTTTAGTGATTCGAATCTGAAACTCATTTTCATCTGTTCACCCAACAATCCAACGGGAAACAGCATGAACAGGGAAGATGTGCTTGCACTCATTTCCGCATTCAATGGCTTGGTGGTGATCGATGAGGCCTACATCGATTTTTCCAAGGAAGAATCGTTCACAAAGGAATTGGGGAGCTTCAACAACCTAGTGATTCTCCAAACCCTCAGCAAAGCGTGGGGTTTGGCGGGCATCCGATTGGGAATGGCGTTGGCAAACACGGAAGTAATTGACGTCCTGAACCGAATCAAACCACCTTATAACGTCAATCAACTCACGCAGGAGGTTGCCTTGAAAGAATTGGCTGATGAGGCAAGTTTTAAGAACGAAGTTGAAGCGATTCTTGCAGAAAGAACGCGCTTGACAAAAGAGCTTTCACGATTGAAAAACGTGCTGCATATCTATCCTTCCGATGCCAATTTCCTGTTAGTGAAATTCACCGAACCAAAGGCGGTTTATGATGCATTGACAGAGAAACGAATTGTTGTTCGTGACCGTTCCAAAGTTGCTGAAGGCTGTCTGCGAATTACGGTGGGAACAAGCGAAGAGAACTCCCAGTTGATCAACGAATTGATGAAATTACAATCATGA
- the hisB gene encoding bifunctional histidinol-phosphatase/imidazoleglycerol-phosphate dehydratase HisB, translating to MKKVLFIDRDGTIIKEPTDEQIDSFEKLEFYPGAISNLSRIAKELDYELVMVTNQDGLGTDSFPEDTFWPVHNLMMQTLEGEGIRFSEVLIDRSFPADHAPTRKPRTGLLTHFIKGNYDLKNSFVIGDRKTDIELAENLGAQAIFISSEKIDCALFTTSWDEVYRFLKSQPRLGSVHRKTSETDIKIELNLDGSGKSSMETGLGFFDHMLEQLAKHGNMDLSVKVAGDLHIDEHHTIEDVALALGEAFDQALGSRKGIQRYGFLLPMDDCLAQVAIDFGGRPWCVWEADFKREKIGEMPTEMFSHFFKSFSDKARCNLNIKAEGQNEHHKIEAIYKAWARAIRMAVSQTEDGAMPSTKGVL from the coding sequence ATGAAAAAGGTCTTATTTATTGATAGGGACGGAACAATCATCAAGGAGCCCACTGACGAGCAGATTGATAGCTTCGAGAAGTTGGAGTTCTATCCTGGGGCAATTTCAAATCTATCGCGAATTGCGAAGGAGTTGGATTACGAATTGGTTATGGTCACCAATCAAGATGGATTGGGAACCGATTCCTTTCCTGAAGATACCTTTTGGCCTGTTCATAATTTGATGATGCAAACCCTGGAAGGCGAAGGAATTCGTTTTTCGGAAGTATTGATTGACCGTAGTTTTCCTGCTGATCATGCACCCACTCGAAAGCCTCGAACGGGATTGCTGACACACTTCATCAAAGGCAATTACGACCTAAAGAATTCGTTCGTAATCGGGGACCGAAAAACAGATATTGAATTGGCCGAGAACCTTGGAGCGCAGGCTATTTTCATTTCTTCTGAGAAAATTGATTGTGCACTTTTCACTACTTCTTGGGACGAGGTCTATCGCTTTCTGAAGTCGCAACCAAGATTGGGCTCCGTTCATCGAAAAACGTCAGAAACGGACATAAAAATTGAGTTGAATCTAGATGGTTCTGGAAAATCAAGCATGGAAACAGGGCTCGGATTCTTTGATCATATGTTGGAGCAACTGGCGAAGCACGGAAATATGGATCTGTCGGTGAAAGTTGCTGGTGATTTGCACATTGACGAGCATCACACGATTGAAGATGTGGCGCTGGCTTTGGGTGAAGCTTTTGACCAAGCCCTCGGTTCGCGAAAAGGTATTCAGCGCTATGGTTTTCTGCTTCCAATGGATGATTGTCTCGCACAGGTCGCCATCGATTTTGGCGGTCGACCGTGGTGTGTTTGGGAAGCCGATTTTAAACGTGAGAAAATCGGAGAAATGCCAACCGAAATGTTCTCGCATTTCTTCAAATCGTTCTCAGATAAAGCGCGTTGCAACCTCAACATCAAAGCCGAAGGACAGAACGAACATCATAAGATTGAGGCGATTTACAAGGCTTGGGCACGTGCCATTAGAATGGCGGTTTCTCAAACTGAAGACGGAGCAATGCCATCTACAAAAGGAGTTTTATGA
- the hisH gene encoding imidazole glycerol phosphate synthase subunit HisH, which yields MIAIVKYNAGNIRSVSNSLHRLGVDAIVTDDPTLLREAGKVIFPGVGEASSAMKYLRERGLDEVLKNLHQPFLGICLGLQLMCKHSEEGDTECLGIFSENVKRFPASKEKVPHMGWNNCAELKVPLFEKISTEDDFYFVHSYYAELSSQTTAQCDYILPFSAALQKDNFHAVQFHPEKSADVGQQLIKNFLML from the coding sequence ATGATCGCTATTGTCAAATACAACGCAGGCAACATCCGTTCGGTGTCGAACTCGCTGCATCGATTAGGTGTAGATGCAATCGTTACCGATGATCCAACATTGCTTCGCGAAGCGGGTAAAGTGATTTTTCCTGGTGTTGGTGAGGCCAGTTCGGCCATGAAATACCTACGCGAAAGAGGCTTGGATGAAGTGCTGAAAAACCTGCATCAACCGTTTCTCGGAATTTGTCTAGGGTTGCAATTGATGTGCAAACATTCAGAAGAAGGTGATACCGAATGCCTTGGCATTTTCAGCGAGAACGTCAAGAGGTTTCCTGCTTCAAAAGAGAAAGTGCCCCATATGGGTTGGAATAATTGTGCTGAATTGAAAGTTCCACTTTTCGAGAAAATTTCAACTGAAGACGATTTCTATTTCGTGCACAGTTATTATGCGGAATTAAGCTCGCAGACCACCGCGCAGTGCGATTACATTCTGCCGTTTTCGGCTGCTTTGCAAAAGGATAATTTCCACGCTGTTCAATTCCATCCTGAGAAGTCGGCCGATGTCGGGCAGCAACTCATCAAGAACTTTCTGATGCTATGA
- the hisA gene encoding 1-(5-phosphoribosyl)-5-[(5-phosphoribosylamino)methylideneamino]imidazole-4-carboxamide isomerase, with protein MRIIPAIDIIDGKCVRLSQGDYAQKTEYNENPLEVAKQFEAAGLEYLHLVDLDGAKAKKVVNWKVLETITSQTNLNVDFGGGLRTREDVETVFDCGAKQITAGSIAVNDRETVLGWISEFGAEKIILGADAKNGRIATHGWLDDSGLDAIEFIAAYQQEGIEYVVCTDIAKDGMLEGPSIELYMQILKKNAGLKLIASGGVSSLEDLIKLKEIGCEAAIVGKAIYEGRIQILDLRFYKYD; from the coding sequence ATGAGAATCATTCCTGCCATTGATATCATTGACGGAAAGTGCGTGCGGCTTTCGCAAGGTGATTACGCTCAGAAAACCGAGTACAACGAAAATCCGCTGGAAGTCGCCAAGCAGTTTGAAGCTGCAGGATTAGAATATTTGCATCTGGTTGATCTGGATGGCGCGAAAGCCAAGAAAGTGGTCAACTGGAAAGTGCTGGAAACAATCACTTCTCAAACCAATCTGAACGTGGATTTTGGTGGAGGTTTGCGCACAAGGGAAGACGTTGAAACGGTATTCGACTGCGGAGCGAAACAGATCACGGCTGGAAGTATTGCTGTGAACGACCGTGAAACAGTTTTGGGTTGGATTTCCGAGTTCGGAGCGGAGAAAATTATTCTTGGAGCCGATGCCAAAAACGGTCGCATTGCAACACATGGTTGGTTGGATGATTCGGGTTTGGACGCTATCGAATTCATCGCTGCTTATCAGCAAGAAGGAATTGAATATGTGGTCTGTACTGATATCGCCAAAGATGGCATGCTCGAAGGGCCGTCCATTGAGCTATACATGCAGATTCTGAAGAAGAATGCTGGCTTGAAATTGATTGCTAGCGGTGGTGTTTCTTCGCTTGAAGACCTCATCAAGTTGAAGGAGATTGGTTGTGAAGCTGCAATTGTAGGTAAGGCGATTTATGAAGGAAGAATTCAGATTTTAGATTTACGATTTTACAAGTACGATTAG
- a CDS encoding four helix bundle protein, with translation MNSNTLKDRTKQFSIDTAKYLYKLPKDATFLAYHRQLVRCSSSVGANYRAACRAKSDRDFLNKLKIVEEECDESMFFLELINELTDVENETNMRLQMEANELLSIIVASINTVRKRLNSSSNSKT, from the coding sequence ATGAATTCAAATACGCTGAAGGACCGAACTAAGCAGTTTTCGATTGATACTGCCAAGTATTTGTACAAATTACCGAAGGACGCTACCTTTTTGGCTTATCATAGGCAACTGGTGAGATGTTCGAGTTCGGTCGGTGCCAATTATCGGGCTGCCTGTAGAGCAAAATCTGACAGGGATTTCTTGAATAAGCTGAAAATTGTTGAGGAAGAATGCGATGAAAGCATGTTCTTTCTCGAACTCATCAACGAACTAACTGACGTTGAAAACGAAACAAACATGCGGCTTCAAATGGAAGCAAATGAATTGCTATCAATCATTGTAGCCTCAATCAATACCGTAAGAAAACGTCTGAACTCTTCGAGTAACTCCAAAACTTAA